A stretch of DNA from Bacillus sp. Marseille-Q1617:
CCGGATTCTGTTTCCTGGTACGTCCCCCAAGGCGGATATTTTGTATGGGTCAGGGTACCGGGTGCCGATACGTCGAAGATTTTGGAAGATTCTGTTGCTGAAGGCGTTTCCTTTGTTCCCGGCAAGTATTTCTTTTTGAATCAGGAAGAAGGACTGGAGTATTTGCGGCTTTCGTTCAGTTATGCAAGTGAGGGGGATATTTCGGAAGGTGTGAGGAGGCTTGGCCGGGTGATTAGGGCTGCGATTGATGGATAATAATTTTATGAAAAGCATTCATCTTCTCAAGGATGAATGCTTTTTCTTATGCCCGCTTCTCCAAATCCTTCACCGTCTCACTGGAATCCACTTCCTTCTCCTCTTTCAACGTCCCGAACAAGGCATCAATAAACGGGGTAGAGACACCGTACCAATAATTTTCGTTTTTGTAGTGATGCAGGACATGTGTTTTCTTCAGCCACTTGCCGAATTTAGTTTTCGGCTTGAGCGGCCGGTGGGCTACGTAGTGTTTCCATTCGTAGACGAAGAACATAATCAGGATCCCTGCGCTGAAGGCCAGGGTTGTGGAAAGGGAGCCTGTGATGAAATAGAAAATGAGGCTCAGGGCAAACAGGCTGGGTGCGCTGTACCAGATGGGAAGGAATAGCAGCTTCAGGTCATTTGGCTTCTTGTGGTGGTCATAATGGAGCCGTTTGATTAATTTTAAAAGGATGCTGTTCTTCGGGGCCTTAATGTGAAAGACGAATCGGTGGGTGAGGTACTCGCTGAACATGTAGGTGACAATCCCGATCGCAAGGAACAGAGGAGTGAAAGCTGTCGTGCCGGCAGTAAAAAGAAAGGCCAGTACGGTCAGAAAAATACCGGCCATGATCAAAATGTCGATGTGCAGGAAAAAGTCCCGGTAAATCCCTTTATTCTTCATGTTCATCTACTCCCGTCATTTTAGTTTCATAGCGTTTGGACTTTCTATTATACGCTGAAAACAGGACAAAACGCCTACTAAATTACAGAAAATTCATATTTATTTTTCTGTGTAGATGGCAGTTTACTAGTTGCTATCCCTATCTTTTTCTGTTGACTTTTGTATAATTTAACATGTATACCAAAATATTAATTTCAAAATTACGTTAAATGAGGTTGTTCTATGTTTTCATTACCGGAATCACCGGACATCTACGTCCTGCAAGGGGAATACTCCCTCCCTATGGTGGTGTTGTCGATTGTGATCGCCTGCTGTGCTTCTTATACGTCGCTGTCGTTGAATCAGCGGATGCAGCAGAGCAGTTTTTTTCATAAATCGTTTTGGCTGGTGCTGGCGTCGGTGTCGATGGGGCTCGGGATCTGGTCGATGCATTTTATCGGGATGAGCGCGTTCATGCTGCCTGTTTCGATGACGTACGATTCGTTCTTGACGGCTGCTTCTGTCATACCGGCTGTGTTTGCTTCTTATTTGGCCTTTTCGTTTGCCAATAGGAAGAAGAAGGGGCATGTGCCTGCGATCATCGCCGGGATCATCATGGGGATCGGGATATCCGCGATGCATTATATCGGGATGGCTGCGATGGAGATGAATGCGGAGCATGTGTATAAGCCGTTGATCCTCATGTCCTCAGTCATGATTGCGGTTGTCGTTTCCTATGTGGCTTTGTTCATTTTCTCCAGCCTGCAGAAGTTCATGGGAACCCAGTGGATTAAAATCCTCACATCAGTCCTGATGGGACTCGCCATCACGAGTATGCACTATACGGGGATGGCGGCCGTCGTCTTTTATACAGTGACTCCGGGGAATGGCATGCACGGAATGCATAAAATGGACATGCCGCTGCTTGTTACGGTTGTGACGGCAGGTATTTTCATACTGCTGGCGGTTTCCGGACTTGCCGGCCT
This window harbors:
- a CDS encoding sterol desaturase family protein; protein product: MKNKGIYRDFFLHIDILIMAGIFLTVLAFLFTAGTTAFTPLFLAIGIVTYMFSEYLTHRFVFHIKAPKNSILLKLIKRLHYDHHKKPNDLKLLFLPIWYSAPSLFALSLIFYFITGSLSTTLAFSAGILIMFFVYEWKHYVAHRPLKPKTKFGKWLKKTHVLHHYKNENYWYGVSTPFIDALFGTLKEEKEVDSSETVKDLEKRA